A stretch of the Takifugu flavidus isolate HTHZ2018 chromosome 1, ASM371156v2, whole genome shotgun sequence genome encodes the following:
- the etv5a gene encoding ETS translocation variant 5a isoform X2: MDGFYDQQVPFMVPPSHKSQVEDPSHDRPVNDRKRKFVDAELALDTEELFQDLSQLQEIWIAEAQVPDDEQFVPDFQSDSLMFHGPPPVKIKREPTPSKDLSPCRKDRSPMPFREKCLFSYSACDRKPTSGFKPQTPPSTPVSPCGPSSTTGTHPLREQIPPPHPHVANPTPGTHPVHLRQPIRGSAVSPEQPVQGHSPPFVVPCASITQHASTLASEHRFHRQMSEPCLPFTPSESQVRSRFLPQATSSNNSLARDSRPPYHRQMSEPLAVPHPQGFKQELIDTQYTEQGVPSMGLPGPPPGPPRQTAFHTMAIKQEPRDYCFDSEVPNCHSFGPAGSFYQNTHEVFSYERDPQQFFDDTCVVPERLEGKLKQEPSVYRDGPPYQRRGSLQLWQFLVTLLDDPANGHFIAWTGRGMEFKLIEPEEVARRWGIQKNRPAMNYDKLSRSLRYYYEKGIMQKVAGERYVYKFVCDPEALFSMAFPDNQRPSLKMDPESLPELEDEVVPLAHYEDAVPYLLDAGEQGVAGFPYPDNYSY, encoded by the exons ATGGATGGATTCTATGACCAGCAGGTCCCATTTATGGTCCCGCCCAGC CACAAGTCTCAGGTGGAGGACCCGTCTCATGACAGGCCCGTTaatgacagaaagaggaagtttGTTGACGCGGAGCTGGCGCTGGACACCGAAG AGCTATTCCAAGATCTCAGTCAGCTACAAGAGATTTGGATCGCTGAAG CTCAAGTGCCAGACGATGAACAGTTTGTTCCGGATTTCCAGTCCGATAGCT TGATGTTTCATGGCCCCCCACCAGTCAAGATCAAAAGAGAGCCTACTCCCTCCAAAGACTTGTCACCTTGTCGCAAGGACAGGAGTCCCATGCCCTTCAGAGAGAAGTGCCTTTTCAGCTACAG tgcctgtgacaggaaacccacatCTGGGTTTAAGCCACAGACTCCCCCATCAACACCGGTCTCTCCTTGCGGCCCCAGCAGTACCACAGGAACACACCCACTGAGGGAGCAGattccccctccccaccctcatGTAGCCAACCCAACTCCAGGAACGCATCCAGTGCACTTAAGGCAGCCTATACGGGGGAGCGCAGTGTCTCCTGAGCAGCCAGTCCAGGGCCACAGCCCACCTTTTGTTGTGCCCTGTGCATCTATCACCCAGCATGCCAGCACCCTCGCAtctgagcacag GTTTCATCGGCAGATGTCGGAGCCATGCCTCCCCTTTACCCCGTCAGAAAGCCAGGTCCGGTCCCGGTTCTTGCCCCAGGCTACcagcagtaacaacagcctTGCACGTGACAGTCGTCCGCCATACCATCGGCAGATGTCAGAACCACTGGCGGTCCCACACCCCCAGGGATTCAAGCAAGAGCTGATTGACACACAGTACACAGAGCAGGGGGTCCCCAGCATGGGCCTCCCGGGTCCACCTCCAGGCCCTCCGCGCCAGACAGCTTTTCACACCATGGCCATCAAACAGGAGCCCCGGGACTACTGCTTTGATTCTG AAGTGCCTAATTGTCATTCTTTTGGGCCAGCGGGAAGCTTCTACCAGAATACCCATGAAG tgttttcctaTGAGAGAGATCCGCAGCAGTTCTTTGATGATACTTGCGTGGTACCGGAAAGGTTAGAAG GTAAACTCAAACAGGAGCCCTCTGTGTATCGGGACGGGCCACCGTACCAGCGCCGCGGCTCCCTGCAGCTCTGGCAGTTCCTGGTCACGTTGCTGGATGACCCGGCTAACGGACACTTCATCGCCTGGACTGGTCGTGGCATGGAGTTCAAGCTGATAGAGCCCGAGGAG GTGGCTCGCCGCTGGGGCATCCAGAAAAACCGGCCAGCGATGAACTATGACAAGCTGAGTCGCTCCCTGCGCTACTACTACGAAAAGGGCATCATGCAGAAG GTTGCTGGTGAGAGGTACGTctacaagtttgtgtgtgacCCCGAGGCTCTCTTCTCCATGGCCTTCCCTGACAACCAGAGGCCCAGCCTGAAGATGGACCCAGAGAGCCTGCCGGAGCTGGAAGACGAGGTGGTGCCCCTGGCCCACTACGAGGATGCCGTCCCCTATCTGCTGGACGCTGGAGAGCAGGGGGTGGCAGGATTCCCCTACCCGGACAACTACAGCTACTGA
- the etv5a gene encoding ETS translocation variant 5a isoform X1 → MDGFYDQQVPFMVPPSHKSQVEDPSHDRPVNDRKRKFVDAELALDTEELFQDLSQLQEIWIAEAQVPDDEQFVPDFQSDSLMFHGPPPVKIKREPTPSKDLSPCRKDRSPMPFREKCLFSYSACDRKPTSGFKPQTPPSTPVSPCGPSSTTGTHPLREQIPPPHPHVANPTPGTHPVHLRQPIRGSAVSPEQPVQGHSPPFVVPCASITQHASTLASEHRFHRQMSEPCLPFTPSESQVRSRFLPQATSSNNSLARDSRPPYHRQMSEPLAVPHPQGFKQELIDTQYTEQGVPSMGLPGPPPGPPRQTAFHTMAIKQEPRDYCFDSEVPNCHSFGPAGSFYQNTHEVFSYERDPQQFFDDTCVVPERLEGKLKQEPSVYRDGPPYQRRGSLQLWQFLVTLLDDPANGHFIAWTGRGMEFKLIEPEEVARRWGIQKNRPAMNYDKLSRSLRYYYEKGIMQKVKVAGERYVYKFVCDPEALFSMAFPDNQRPSLKMDPESLPELEDEVVPLAHYEDAVPYLLDAGEQGVAGFPYPDNYSY, encoded by the exons ATGGATGGATTCTATGACCAGCAGGTCCCATTTATGGTCCCGCCCAGC CACAAGTCTCAGGTGGAGGACCCGTCTCATGACAGGCCCGTTaatgacagaaagaggaagtttGTTGACGCGGAGCTGGCGCTGGACACCGAAG AGCTATTCCAAGATCTCAGTCAGCTACAAGAGATTTGGATCGCTGAAG CTCAAGTGCCAGACGATGAACAGTTTGTTCCGGATTTCCAGTCCGATAGCT TGATGTTTCATGGCCCCCCACCAGTCAAGATCAAAAGAGAGCCTACTCCCTCCAAAGACTTGTCACCTTGTCGCAAGGACAGGAGTCCCATGCCCTTCAGAGAGAAGTGCCTTTTCAGCTACAG tgcctgtgacaggaaacccacatCTGGGTTTAAGCCACAGACTCCCCCATCAACACCGGTCTCTCCTTGCGGCCCCAGCAGTACCACAGGAACACACCCACTGAGGGAGCAGattccccctccccaccctcatGTAGCCAACCCAACTCCAGGAACGCATCCAGTGCACTTAAGGCAGCCTATACGGGGGAGCGCAGTGTCTCCTGAGCAGCCAGTCCAGGGCCACAGCCCACCTTTTGTTGTGCCCTGTGCATCTATCACCCAGCATGCCAGCACCCTCGCAtctgagcacag GTTTCATCGGCAGATGTCGGAGCCATGCCTCCCCTTTACCCCGTCAGAAAGCCAGGTCCGGTCCCGGTTCTTGCCCCAGGCTACcagcagtaacaacagcctTGCACGTGACAGTCGTCCGCCATACCATCGGCAGATGTCAGAACCACTGGCGGTCCCACACCCCCAGGGATTCAAGCAAGAGCTGATTGACACACAGTACACAGAGCAGGGGGTCCCCAGCATGGGCCTCCCGGGTCCACCTCCAGGCCCTCCGCGCCAGACAGCTTTTCACACCATGGCCATCAAACAGGAGCCCCGGGACTACTGCTTTGATTCTG AAGTGCCTAATTGTCATTCTTTTGGGCCAGCGGGAAGCTTCTACCAGAATACCCATGAAG tgttttcctaTGAGAGAGATCCGCAGCAGTTCTTTGATGATACTTGCGTGGTACCGGAAAGGTTAGAAG GTAAACTCAAACAGGAGCCCTCTGTGTATCGGGACGGGCCACCGTACCAGCGCCGCGGCTCCCTGCAGCTCTGGCAGTTCCTGGTCACGTTGCTGGATGACCCGGCTAACGGACACTTCATCGCCTGGACTGGTCGTGGCATGGAGTTCAAGCTGATAGAGCCCGAGGAG GTGGCTCGCCGCTGGGGCATCCAGAAAAACCGGCCAGCGATGAACTATGACAAGCTGAGTCGCTCCCTGCGCTACTACTACGAAAAGGGCATCATGCAGAAGGTAAAG GTTGCTGGTGAGAGGTACGTctacaagtttgtgtgtgacCCCGAGGCTCTCTTCTCCATGGCCTTCCCTGACAACCAGAGGCCCAGCCTGAAGATGGACCCAGAGAGCCTGCCGGAGCTGGAAGACGAGGTGGTGCCCCTGGCCCACTACGAGGATGCCGTCCCCTATCTGCTGGACGCTGGAGAGCAGGGGGTGGCAGGATTCCCCTACCCGGACAACTACAGCTACTGA